The Litorilinea aerophila DNA window GCGCCTGTCAGCACACCCCGGACGATGCCCACCACCACCCATGTTCGCTCTTTGCCGTCCACCTTCAGGGTGATGGTATCCCCCACCTGGATGTCCTCCTCCGTGCCCAGAACGTCGGTGTTGATCACCACCGCGTTGGCGTCGCCGGGCTGGAGCCAGCGGCCCGAAACCAGGATAGGGTTGAGCATGGTGGAATCTGGCCTGGGCGCGTAGACGATGATGTTGTCGCTCTCGGTGCCGTCCGGCCGGACCCGGCGGGCGGTGCCGAAGCCCCAGGTCTCCACCTCTTCCACGCCGGGCAGTCCCATCACCTGCCCCTGGATGCGGGCCGTCCGGTAGGAGCGGTCGAAGATCACCTGGACGTCGTAGTCGAAGTAGGTCAGCGCGTCGTCCAGGGTCTGCTGCAGGGAGGCCCGGATGCTGAAGATGGAGATGAAAATGGTGCTGGCCAGGGAAAGGGTGATCAGCGTCAGCAGCAGGCGTGCCTTGCGCCGGAAGGTGTTGCGCAGGGAGATCTGCAAGGGGCGGCCGATGGGGATCACGTGGCGCAGGGCCACGATCACCCGGTCCACCAGGCTGTGGCCGAAATGCCCTTTGCCCAGCCCGTGTTCGCTGATGGCCTCCCGCACCGTCACTCGGACGCCCCGCAGGATGGGCACCACTGCAGCCAGGACCGGCGCGCTCAGGCTGATCACCACCTGGACCAATAGCACCTGGAGATCCAGGTGGAGACCACCCACGTCGAAGTTCAGGAGGCCGGCGAAGAGGGTGGCCAGGCCCAGGGAGCCCAGCATGCCCAGGGGGACCGCCACCAGCAGCGCCAACACGCCAAAGATCACGGCCATCACCAGGTACATGGCCGCAATCTGGCCGGCCCGGGCCCCGATGGCCTTCATGATGCCGATCTGGCGCACATGCTGGGTCAGGATGGCGGAGAGGGTATTGACGATCAGGAAGCCACTCAGAAGCAGGGAAAGCACCCCAATGGCCCCCAGGATCATGGAGAAGGCATCCAGGAAGTTCTGGGCCGGGTGTTCGCCTGGCGTGGGAATGAAGGTGAAGAGCACCGTGGCGCCGGCCCGTTCCATCCGCTTTTCGATCAGTTTGGCCACCTGGTTGACATGCTCCGAATTCAGCCGGTCGCCGGCGGCCACAAAGACCAGCTGGTTGTAATCCCGGGGCTCGCCCAGCCATTCCAGGGTGTCGAAGGTGATGTAGCCGTAGCCCGCGCCGTTGATGAAGGCGGGCAACTGGCTCAGATCGTGGACCGTGCCGGCGATGCGCAGGGTGCGCTCCTTGCCGTTGGGCGCCTCAATCTGCAGGGTGTCGCCAATGTCCACGCCCCCAAGCCCCAACGACGGGGACAGGGATGCCCGCTCCAACAAGAGCGCCCGGTGGGGTGGGGGAAATTCCCCTCGCTCCGGCCGCAGCTTGTTGATCTCCATGGCCTGGTAGTCTGGGATGGCGGTGAGCTGCAGGCTGCGCCAGGCGCCGTCGGCATCCCGGAAGCGCACGTTGACCGCCCGGCGCCCCTCGGCCGCGGCCACCTCGGGCATGGCTGCCACGGCCTGGATCAGGTCGTCGTCGAAGGTGGTCAGGGTGAAGAGGGTGCCGCTGGCCGGGTTCACTGCCGCGTAGGCTGCGGGCAGGTTCTGATCCACCATGCGCTGGGAACCCATGACCATACCGATGGCCCCCACGCCCACAGCGATGGAGAGGAGGACCAGGACGGTGCGGGTCTTGTTGGACCACAGGTCCCGCAGGACCTTGCGCCAGCGGGGCGCGAGCCACATGGGCCTACTCCTCCCTGTCGGGCTGAATGGTCACCGAGGCGGTCATGTTCCAGCGCAGGCGTTCATCCTGGATGTCTGGCTGGATGGTGGCTGTGTAGGTGATGTCGCCCTGTTTGCTTTCGCCCAGGGGGCGGATGCGCACCACCGTGCCGCTGATCTCCACCTCGGGCAGGGCGTCAAAGGTGAGGATGGCCCGGTCGCCCTCCTGAATGTGGACCACGTTGATCTCGGTCAGGTCGTCGGTTTCGATCTGCCAGGCCGACAGGTCGGCCAGTTGGACCACGGGCGTCCCGGCCACCACCTGCTCGCCCACCTGGAGGGTGAGCGCGGCGACGGTGCCCGGGAAGGGGGCCCGCAGTTCCGTTTCGGCCAGGGCGGCCTGGCTCTGCATCAGGTTGGCCTGGGCTTCCATCAGTTCAGCTTCGGCGGCGGCGATATCTTCGGGGCGGGCGCCGGCCTGGCGCAGGGCCAGTTCAGCCTCGGCCCGTTCCACCTCGGCCTGGGCGGCGGCGATCTGTCCGGCAGTGGCCGGCGTGCGGGCCTTGTCCAGGTTGGCCCGGGCCCGTTCCACTTCAGCCTGGGCGGCGGCAATTTCACTTTCCTTGGCCCCGGCGGCCAGCAGGTCATAGCGGGCTTTGGCCGCCTCGTAATTGTTGGTGGCCCGCTCCAGTTCGGCCGCCTGGGGCAGAGCGGCCACGTCGTTGCGCCATTTCACCTGGTCGTAGGCACTCTGGGCCTGTCGTAGAGTCGCCTCGGCATTCTGGAGGTCGGCCAGGGCGGCGATGAGCTGTTCCTCGTCCGCACCGTTGAGCAGGCGGCGCAGGTTGGCCTGGGCGGCAGCCAGGGCGGCTTCGGCGGCGGCCACATCTTCCGGCCGGGAGCCCTCCAGCAGGCTGTCCAGGTTGGCCCGGGCGATGTCCACGGCGGCCTGGGCGGCGGCCACTTCCTCCGGGCTGGGGCCTGCCTTCAGCTTCTCCAGCCGGGCCCTGCTGCTGCGGACCCGCGCCTCGGCCTGGGCGATGGCGATCACCTGGCGCTCATTTTGCAGCCGCGCCAGGACCGTGCCGGCCTCCACCGTATCGCCTTCCTCTACCAGGATCTGGGCCACGATGCCCGTGGTGGCAAAACTGAGGGCGGCGTGCCGAATGGGCACCACCGTGCCATCTACGATCACCACTTCCGGCGCGGTGACGGTGGGGAGGGGCGTGGCGGTGGGTTCGGCTGCTCCGGCCGGAAAGAGGGATGCATCCGGGTTCTGGTTCTGGAGATACCAGTAGCCGGCGCCCAGGACCACGGCCAGGCCGATGAGGGTAAAAACGATCCATTTCTTCATAAACAAGTCCGCATGAGTGGCGCAAAATCAGTGGCGCAAATTCATCATCCGAGAAGTCAAACCACCTACCATTACGGGCGGATTTGCTTCCGGGTTTCAGCAGGGGACGCTTCAGGCGTCCATCTGGGAATCTTTGGCTGAAAATATGGCGGTAGAATATGGCGATAATTCGTCAATAAAAGGTGGCGATCTCATCCAGCGACTTTTTGCCGATATCGGGCACCCGGGCATCCGACGCCGGGTAGCCCACCACCAGGAGCAAGAAGGGGCGTTCGTTGGTTGGGCGCTGCAGGATGCGGTTCAGGAAGTGCATGGGGCTCGGCGTATGGGTCAGGGTAGCCAGGCCTGCATGGTGGAGGGCGGTGATGAGGATACCGGTGGCGATGCCCACTGATTCGGTCACATAGTAGTGCTTGATTTTCTGGGTCTGGGCGACCAGCTCGTAGCTGCGGGCAAAGATGGCGATCAGGTAGGGGGCAATCTCCAGGTAGGGCTTTTCGGGCGTGGTGCCGAAGGGTTGGAGGGCGTCCAGCCATTCCTGGGGCGCGCGGCGGGTGTAGAATTCCCGTTCCTCCGCTTCTGCGGCCAGGCGAATTTCATGTTTCACAGCCGGGTCGCTAACCACGGCGAAATGCCAGGGCTGCATGTTGGCGCCGCTGGGGGCTGTACCAGCTGCCCGCAGGCAGTCCTCGATGATGCTCCGGGGCACCGGCCGATCGGAGAAATGGCGGACGCTGCGGCGTCGGCGCATCTCGGCATAAAATTCTGCCGCCCGCCGGGCCATCTCCTCCACTGGATATTCGCGATAGTCGCGCAAAGGGATCAGTTGCGGCGCACTCATGAAGACCTCCGTGGCAGGGCAGAAACGATAGGCTGCGGAGCCGGCTTCGCCGGCTGATTCTTGTCCAGTATACCAGACGGTGGACGATGGCGCAGAAAGCGGATATCAATAAAGTAGAACGAAACGGTAACTTATGGTAAAAATAGGGTGAATTTGATCTATCTGCGTACGCCATTCCTCACTTGACATTTTTGTCATCCATGTTCAATCCGTGCAAAACATGTTATACTGAACGAAATGTTGGGAAACGGGCGTGGATTTCTTCTTTTCGTCGATGAGCGACCCTGAAACGAACGTGGATTTCGAGCAGGATGACTACCGTCGAACCTGGCCGGCCGTGTGCAGCCAGGCCCGGGCCCAGACTGGCGCCGCCAGCGATGCGACGAACATGACGGATTATGGGCCGGGGTCTGTTGGTGATCTGTCTATTCCTTCGCACCTGGAGTGTCTGTTTTCATGGAACAGCTGATCACACTCACCAAAATCGTTCCACCTCGCCCTCGGCCTGAAGTGGTGCCCCGTCAGCGTCTGCTGGAAATCTTCCAGGAGCTGTTGGACTATAAGCTCGTCCTGGTCATCGCTCCTGCCGGCTACGGCAAGACGGCCTCCCTGATCGACTTGATCCAGCACATCGACATGCCCGCGTGCTGGTATGCCCTTTCTGAAGTTGATCAAGATCCCTACCGCTTCCTGGCCCACTTTATCGCCAGTATTCAGCATCGGTTCCCCAGCTTTGGCGCCCGGTCCAACGCTGCGTTGCAGATGGTGAGCACAGGACGCAGCAACCTGGAACAGCTCCTCACCACCATGGTGAATGAGCTCTACGAGCAGGTGGACGAGCACTTTGTCTTCGTCATTGACGACTATCACCTCCTGAACGACCATCCGGATATCAGCGCATTCATCAGCGATTTTGTCCAATACAGCCCGGAAACCTGCCACCTGATCCTGGCTTCCCGCAAGTTACTCACCATTCCCAACCTGGCCCTGCTGGTGGCCCGGGGGTACGTGGGCGGGCTCGACTTTGAGGATCTGGCCTTCCAGCCGGACGAACTGCAGTTTCTGGCGATGCGCAACTATGGCCTCACCCTGACCCCAGAAGAGGCCCAGGAGGTCTGCCAGCTGAGCGAAGGGTGGATCACCGGATTGCTCCTCTCGGCCCAGATCAAGGGGTGGCGGATGGCCAATCGCCTGCGCATGATCCGGGCTGCAGGGGTGGACCTCTACACTTACCTGATTCACGAGGTGCTGGGGCAGGAATCGCCGGATCTGCGGGATTTCCTGCTGCGCACGTCCGTCATGGACGAATTTGATGCAGAGCTCTGCGAGGCGATCTTCGAGCCCGAGTGGTGTCCGCCTGGGAAGTGCTGGCAGGATATGGTAGACATGGTGGTCCAGCACAACCTGTTCGTGGTCCGGGTGGGCGAAACGGGGGATGCCCTGCGCTATCACCCCCTGTTCCGGGAGTTCCTCCAGCAGATGCTGATCCAGGAGCGGCCGGAAGAGGAGCGGCTCATTGCCCGACGCCTGGCGGACATCTACGTGGCGCGCGGGCGATGGGAGGAGGCCTACCACCTCTACCAGCGGCTGGATCTGCCGGAGCCCATTGCCGCGCTCATTGAACAGGTGGGGTTGCGCCTCCTCCAGAGCGGCCGCCTCAAGACTGTGTTGCGCTGGCTGGCCGAGCTGCCCCTGGGGATGCTGGAAGCCCGCCCGCGGCTTCTGGCGTTGCAGGGATACGCGCTGACCCTGGGGGGGGAAGTGGAGCGGGGCCTGGCTTGCCTGAATCAGGCCATCGAGGCCCTGACTGGCTCGGAGCCCCTGGTCCTGGCCCAGGCGCTGGCCCATCGGTCGGTGGCCCACCGGTTTCTGGGAAACTATTCCAACTCCATCCAGGACGCCCAGCGTGCACTGGATCTTCTAGCTGCCGGGACGGAATCGGCCCAGTCCATTCACGCTCTGGCAGTGCGTTCCCTGGGCCTGGGATACTATGCTGTGGGCGATCTACAGGCCAGCATTCGATGTTTGCATAGCTCTTTAGATTTGTACAAAGCTCTTAACGACCAGCAAAACATGGCCATGGTCTCCATGGATCTGGCCAATTCGTATTTCCTCTCTGGCCAGCACCATCGGGCCCTGCCACTCTTTGAGGAGGCCCTTCAGGCCTGGTCCAGCCTCAACAACCTGGTGGGGCAGGCCAACGTCCTCAACAACCTGGGCGTTCACTACTACGAACATGGCGATTACCTGAAGGCCCTGGACATGTTGCAGCAGTCCCTGGCCTGCGCCGAACAGAGCGGCTATACCCGGATGGAGGCCTTTGCCCTGGCCAGCATGGGCGACGTTTTCAGCGACATGCAGGTCCCGGCCGCTGCCGAACGGCTCTACCAGCGGGCCTATGAACTGGCCCAGCAGCTGGACGAACGCTTTTTGGTGCTTTATCTGGAGCTGGCCCGGGCAGCCCTGGCCTGCACCGGCCGGGATTGGGGCCGGGCCTACACCTACCTGGATGCCGCAGGCAAGCTGGTCCTGGATAAGAGCTCCCAGTATGAATGGGGGCTATATCGGCTGGCCATGGGGCGCTTTTATCTGGCCCAGGATAACCCCGAGCCGGCTCGGGAACCCCTGGAGGATGCCATCCACTGTTTTGAGGCAGGTGGACAACTGGCGGACGCGGCCAAGGCCCGGTTGTTCCTGGCGGCAGCCCTCGCCGGGCTGGGTGACAAAGATGGCGCACAGGAATCTCTTCAGCAGGCCCTGGACCAGATCGCCCTGCTCCAAACCCAGGCACCGGT harbors:
- a CDS encoding FtsX-like permease family protein, coding for MWLAPRWRKVLRDLWSNKTRTVLVLLSIAVGVGAIGMVMGSQRMVDQNLPAAYAAVNPASGTLFTLTTFDDDLIQAVAAMPEVAAAEGRRAVNVRFRDADGAWRSLQLTAIPDYQAMEINKLRPERGEFPPPHRALLLERASLSPSLGLGGVDIGDTLQIEAPNGKERTLRIAGTVHDLSQLPAFINGAGYGYITFDTLEWLGEPRDYNQLVFVAAGDRLNSEHVNQVAKLIEKRMERAGATVLFTFIPTPGEHPAQNFLDAFSMILGAIGVLSLLLSGFLIVNTLSAILTQHVRQIGIMKAIGARAGQIAAMYLVMAVIFGVLALLVAVPLGMLGSLGLATLFAGLLNFDVGGLHLDLQVLLVQVVISLSAPVLAAVVPILRGVRVTVREAISEHGLGKGHFGHSLVDRVIVALRHVIPIGRPLQISLRNTFRRKARLLLTLITLSLASTIFISIFSIRASLQQTLDDALTYFDYDVQVIFDRSYRTARIQGQVMGLPGVEEVETWGFGTARRVRPDGTESDNIIVYAPRPDSTMLNPILVSGRWLQPGDANAVVINTDVLGTEEDIQVGDTITLKVDGKERTWVVVGIVRGVLTGANAFVNFDYFGQVTNAIDRAQVSLVRLDDRSPENQKVMGERIENLYRRSGFRVQQMQTIGQLRATISTVFDVIILFLLAMAVLLGVVGGLGLMGTMSINVLERTREIGVMRAIGASNNAILRIVLTEGVIIGLISWMVGGLLALPASRILTMTVGMALLRAAPTYIFSTGGAILWLVIVLLLAGVASFLPARRASQLTVREVLSYE
- a CDS encoding HlyD family secretion protein; its protein translation is MKKWIVFTLIGLAVVLGAGYWYLQNQNPDASLFPAGAAEPTATPLPTVTAPEVVIVDGTVVPIRHAALSFATTGIVAQILVEEGDTVEAGTVLARLQNERQVIAIAQAEARVRSSRARLEKLKAGPSPEEVAAAQAAVDIARANLDSLLEGSRPEDVAAAEAALAAAQANLRRLLNGADEEQLIAALADLQNAEATLRQAQSAYDQVKWRNDVAALPQAAELERATNNYEAAKARYDLLAAGAKESEIAAAQAEVERARANLDKARTPATAGQIAAAQAEVERAEAELALRQAGARPEDIAAAEAELMEAQANLMQSQAALAETELRAPFPGTVAALTLQVGEQVVAGTPVVQLADLSAWQIETDDLTEINVVHIQEGDRAILTFDALPEVEISGTVVRIRPLGESKQGDITYTATIQPDIQDERLRWNMTASVTIQPDREE
- a CDS encoding nitroreductase family protein is translated as MSAPQLIPLRDYREYPVEEMARRAAEFYAEMRRRRSVRHFSDRPVPRSIIEDCLRAAGTAPSGANMQPWHFAVVSDPAVKHEIRLAAEAEEREFYTRRAPQEWLDALQPFGTTPEKPYLEIAPYLIAIFARSYELVAQTQKIKHYYVTESVGIATGILITALHHAGLATLTHTPSPMHFLNRILQRPTNERPFLLLVVGYPASDARVPDIGKKSLDEIATFY
- a CDS encoding tetratricopeptide repeat protein produces the protein MEQLITLTKIVPPRPRPEVVPRQRLLEIFQELLDYKLVLVIAPAGYGKTASLIDLIQHIDMPACWYALSEVDQDPYRFLAHFIASIQHRFPSFGARSNAALQMVSTGRSNLEQLLTTMVNELYEQVDEHFVFVIDDYHLLNDHPDISAFISDFVQYSPETCHLILASRKLLTIPNLALLVARGYVGGLDFEDLAFQPDELQFLAMRNYGLTLTPEEAQEVCQLSEGWITGLLLSAQIKGWRMANRLRMIRAAGVDLYTYLIHEVLGQESPDLRDFLLRTSVMDEFDAELCEAIFEPEWCPPGKCWQDMVDMVVQHNLFVVRVGETGDALRYHPLFREFLQQMLIQERPEEERLIARRLADIYVARGRWEEAYHLYQRLDLPEPIAALIEQVGLRLLQSGRLKTVLRWLAELPLGMLEARPRLLALQGYALTLGGEVERGLACLNQAIEALTGSEPLVLAQALAHRSVAHRFLGNYSNSIQDAQRALDLLAAGTESAQSIHALAVRSLGLGYYAVGDLQASIRCLHSSLDLYKALNDQQNMAMVSMDLANSYFLSGQHHRALPLFEEALQAWSSLNNLVGQANVLNNLGVHYYEHGDYLKALDMLQQSLACAEQSGYTRMEAFALASMGDVFSDMQVPAAAERLYQRAYELAQQLDERFLVLYLELARAALACTGRDWGRAYTYLDAAGKLVLDKSSQYEWGLYRLAMGRFYLAQDNPEPAREPLEDAIHCFEAGGQLADAAKARLFLAAALAGLGDKDGAQESLQQALDQIALLQTQAPVLPVASLLKPALLKMSRQRETAGSLSRLLARVEEFEQSLPALRRRLRSSPLQEMMTSELEPPTLVIRALGRAEVWVNGRLVSNSDWKTLVSRDLFFCLLAHEEGLTKEEISEILWPEASLSQVRTRFKNTIYRLRSAIGQDVILFQDDIYYFDRTVDYEYDVEIFLQCIQDARQTADAEARIQAYERAVEHYRGDYLPEVDGSWVWAEREHLRRIYVEVSLELAQLLFQQGQINAALERCQQILADDPCLEDAHRLAMRIYAATGNRAAVARQFELCQKALHEEIAAPPSPQTEELYASLMR